The proteins below come from a single Dermacentor albipictus isolate Rhodes 1998 colony chromosome 7, USDA_Dalb.pri_finalv2, whole genome shotgun sequence genomic window:
- the LOC139048035 gene encoding collagen alpha-1(III) chain-like has product MVRVALASVLLAASVVAVSGQYRRYRQRDFGYPARQISDVQSAEAPAPAAPNGYKDISRGHSGIYVEEMSNSYVLGRRRRRRSRFRLVDMPTNQGGADGQSAQQPQITGQDTLGRAGSQAGEVLSGGQGQLYHPGLSAAHGLPAQMGSGQRARLYGRNLGANDEPRAAAAPGAPFAPGRPGAPGGPEQPGQPGQPGQPGQPGTWGEPGPAGQPGQHGGSAGQQGPDQRGLSENAPAPGKRGEAGAAGAPGAPGQPGQPGQPGQPGQPAQSGSAGSSSPGEPGKRDVAERRGLDEAGVPQAGKTGLPGLPGVPGMTALPPASGTERQEPPGGPNFPEKLDGTPGEPGRPGKDGADGQPGKPGGPGEPGKPGHLGSPGEMGEPGHPSKDGGPTGVPGTPGRPGKPGAPGVPGPSAKPGGAAAADEEVNKLHFEAKTTSGKVGDAAEAVPNKGATFADAAVTTGAAHNELAAHNRPPGRYRRLRQANRRRHHKHGHPRLRSLSH; this is encoded by the exons ATGGTGCGTGTGGCGCTAGCCTCTGTGTTGTTGGCGGCGTCAGTGGTAGCCGTTAGCG GCCAGTACAGGCGGTACAGGCAGCGCGACTTCGGCTATCCTGCGAGGCAGATCTCCGATGTCCAGTCGGCCGAAGCACCCGCCCCCGCAGCCCCTAACGGCTACAAGGATATCAGCCGGGGTCACAGTGGCATCTACGTCGAGGAGATGTCCAACAGCTACGTCTTGGGCCGAAGGAGGCGCCGGCGAAGTCGTTTCCGGCTCGTTGACATGCCCACAAATCAAG GTGGAGCCGATGGCCAGTCAGCCCAGCAGCCGCAGATCACGGGACAGGACACGCTAGGCCGTGCGGGCTCACAGGCTGGCGAAGTTCTCTCGGGTGGTCAGGGACAGCTATACCATCCCGGTCTCTCTGCCGCCCACGGTTTGCCAGCTCAGATGGGTTCCGGCCAACGGGCCAGACTTTACGGCCGCAATCTGGGCGCGAACGACGAGCCACGAGCGGCAGCTGCACCGGGTGCACCGTTTGCACCGGGGCGGCCGGGAGCTCCAG GAGGACCGGAACAGCCTGGTCAACCAGGACAACCAGGACAGCCGGGACAGCCTGGAACATGGGGAGAACCCGGGCCTGCAGGACAGCCAGGACAACATGGAGGCTCGGCAGGCCAGCAAG GTCCCGACCAACGAGGCCTTAGCGAGAACGCGCCAGCCCCGGGAAAACGTGGCGAGGCAGGGGCAGCGGGTGCTCCCGGAGCTCCAGGACAGCCTGGTCAGCCAGGGCAGCCGGGTCAACCTGGCCAGCCGGCTCAGTCGGGCAGCGCGGGATCGTCGTCCCCCGGGGAGCCTGGGAAGAGGGACGTCGCGGAGAGGAGGGGCCTGGACGAAGCCGGTGTGCCGCAGGCGGGAAAGACCGGCCTTCCGGGCCTGCCAGGAGTGCCGGGAATGACGGCACTGCCACCGGCATCGGGAACGGAACGGCAGGAGCCCCCCGGAGGGCCGAACTTTCCGGAGAAATTGGACGGCACGCCGGGAGAACCTGGCCGGCCGGGAAAGGATG GAGCTGATGGGCAGCCAGGGAAACCCGGAGGGCCCGGAGAGCCCGGCAAGCCGGGCCACCTGGGCTCACCCGGTGAAATGGGCGAGCCCGGACATCCTTCCAAGGACGGCGGACCCACGGGAGTGCCGGGCACCCCGGGACGTCCGGGCAAGCCCGGCGCCCCCGGTGTCCCCGGTCCATCCGCCAAGCCTGGCGGCGCTGCCGCGGCCGACGAGGAGGTGAACAAGCTCCACTTCGAAGCCAAGACCACGAGCGGCAAAGTGGGCGACGCTGCAGAGGCGGTGCCGAACAAAGGCGCCACCTTCGCAGACGCTGCGGTCACCACCGGAGCCGCGCACAACGAGCTCGCCGCCCACAACAGGCCCCCGGGCCGATACCGCAGGCTGCGCCAGGCCAACAGGCGCCGCCATCACAAGCACGGCCACCCGCGCCTGCGCAGCCTCTCCCACTGA